In Terriglobales bacterium, a single genomic region encodes these proteins:
- a CDS encoding FAD-dependent thymidylate synthase — protein MSDTKNPDKPSIEVFAVHGVEPEVQAYAMAKYSRSALSMKESLREISEQKAEKFLNTFYFQYGHRSIADLAHLALAIERLSILAAIILVDEQRWDGQERSTRYQDFKKSGYHVPDFGDAAAAKLYRETLDFLFAEYEAFSGLMFEYLRERTPRPDDMKQEAYERTLKARAFDISRYLLPLATNTSLGEIVNARTLENQIARLLSNPYAEVRRLGELLKQAAREPAYNLNQEKWHGLVEEVRALDPALGERAAQELLKDVKAAPTLVKYAEANPYEMETRRELRQAAAELMQGAAIASAKTVELLEDDPLEVELATTLLYEHCHHPYRQVRERVEGLSGARRGEIISLGAKHRGQHDELLRAFSAGQRLRFDILMDLGGFRDMHRHRRCVQIGQDFTTAHGYDTPEEIEAAGQKPRYDAAMARAAETVHQLGVILSGLQPAKDLAGSAEESGSAAVYAIPLAYRKRTLFKMDFAEAVYIAELRTGPAGHISYRRVAYGMYEAVVERYPALAKYFRVTNVREPVDLLKR, from the coding sequence ATGTCCGACACGAAGAATCCCGACAAGCCCAGCATCGAGGTCTTCGCCGTGCACGGCGTGGAGCCCGAGGTACAGGCCTACGCCATGGCCAAGTACTCGCGCTCGGCGCTCTCCATGAAGGAGTCGCTGCGCGAGATCAGCGAGCAGAAGGCGGAGAAGTTCCTCAACACCTTCTACTTCCAGTACGGGCACCGCTCCATCGCCGACCTGGCCCACCTGGCGCTGGCCATCGAGCGGCTCTCCATCCTGGCGGCCATCATTCTGGTGGACGAGCAGCGCTGGGACGGCCAGGAGCGTTCCACCCGCTACCAGGACTTCAAGAAGAGCGGCTACCACGTCCCGGACTTCGGCGACGCGGCGGCCGCCAAGCTCTACCGCGAGACCCTGGACTTCCTCTTCGCCGAGTACGAGGCCTTCTCGGGGCTGATGTTCGAGTACCTGCGCGAGCGCACCCCCCGGCCCGACGACATGAAACAGGAGGCCTACGAGCGCACGCTCAAGGCTCGCGCCTTCGACATCTCGCGCTACCTGCTGCCGCTCGCGACCAACACCTCGCTGGGAGAGATCGTGAACGCGCGCACGCTGGAAAACCAGATCGCGCGCCTGCTCTCCAATCCTTACGCCGAGGTGCGGCGGCTGGGCGAATTGCTGAAGCAGGCGGCGCGCGAGCCCGCCTACAACCTCAACCAGGAGAAGTGGCACGGGCTGGTGGAGGAGGTGCGGGCGCTCGATCCGGCCCTGGGCGAGCGTGCGGCGCAGGAGCTGCTGAAGGACGTCAAGGCCGCGCCCACGCTGGTGAAGTACGCCGAGGCCAATCCCTACGAGATGGAGACGCGGCGCGAGCTGCGCCAGGCCGCCGCCGAACTGATGCAGGGCGCGGCCATCGCGTCGGCCAAGACGGTCGAGCTGCTGGAGGACGATCCGCTCGAGGTCGAACTCGCCACTACGCTGCTCTACGAGCATTGCCACCATCCCTATCGCCAGGTGCGCGAGCGGGTGGAGGGGCTGAGCGGGGCGCGGCGCGGCGAGATCATTTCTTTGGGTGCGAAGCATCGCGGCCAGCACGACGAACTGCTGCGCGCCTTCTCCGCCGGGCAGCGCCTGCGCTTCGACATCCTGATGGACCTGGGCGGCTTCCGCGACATGCACCGCCACCGCCGCTGCGTGCAGATCGGGCAGGACTTCACCACCGCGCACGGCTACGACACGCCCGAGGAGATCGAGGCCGCGGGGCAGAAGCCGCGCTACGACGCTGCCATGGCGCGTGCTGCTGAAACCGTTCACCAACTTGGCGTCATCCTGAGCGGGCTTCAGCCCGCGAAGGATCTCGCGGGCAGTGCCGAGGAGTCCGGCAGCGCCGCGGTCTACGCCATCCCTCTGGCCTACCGCAAGCGCACCCTGTTCAAGATGGACTTCGCCGAAGCGGTCTACATCGCGGAGCTGCGCACCGGCCCCGCCGGGCACATCTCCTACCGGCGCGTGGCCTACGGCATGTACGAAGCCGTGGTCGAGCGCTATCCCGCGCTGGCCAAGTACTTCC